A region from the Ptychodera flava strain L36383 chromosome 10, AS_Pfla_20210202, whole genome shotgun sequence genome encodes:
- the LOC139142310 gene encoding uncharacterized protein: MAIEQNRIKKIWVVSNRIDLGEDTDLEHEPPISMTITDDLESESVQQVFRDTLDLSDDTLILKLRNSRGSLIPINCHIQANSKLVPYVIEVVRRYQNVQPRPKTVQMPNYNETMASKLSNIMKRIDKLEEMCPQLRNKRNEKIKKEMEELNEKMRFMNQRMRQAEAQKWKGMFKKHPLW; encoded by the exons ATGGCGATAGAACAGAACAGGATCAAGAAAATCTGGGTCGTATCAAATCGAATAGATTTAGGAG AAGATACAGATCTAGAACATGAACCACCAATTTCGATGACAATAACAGATGACCTGGAATCAGAGAGTGTGCAACAAGTGTTCAGGGACACTCTAGATCTATCAGATGACACACTAATCCTGAAG CTGCGAAACAGCAGAGGATCATTAATTCCAATTAATTGCCATATTCAAGCGAACTCCAAATTAGT ACCATACGTAATAGAAGTTGTCAGAAGATATCAAAATG TTCAACCACGGCCGAAAACCGTACAGATGCCAAACTACAATGAAACCATGGCCAGTAAACTTTCTAATATCATGAAAAGG ATTGACAAGTTAGAAGAAATGTGTCCCCAGCTGCGAAATAAAAGAaacgaaaaaattaaaaag GAAATGGAGgaactcaatgaaaagatgagGTTTATGAACCAGCGAATGCGACAAGCCGAGGCACAGAAGTGGAAAGGGATGTTCAAGAAGCACCCTTTGTGGTGA